The region acctcctccctgcccagggaaggggagggatggGCTGAGCCGGGCACAGACCTACTATTTCCACCAACACAGGCTTCAGTGCAAAGGACTGCTGCCgccttctcctcttccacctTGCCTTGTTGGTCCAGCGCTGGTTCCCCAGGGATCCCCTTTCTGCCCATAGCTCCCCTTGCACCTTGCAAAGATGAGATGAGTGTGGCCAACCCACAGCTCTTTCCTATCGTGCCAGTCCTGGTGGCATACTGGGGACGTGGATGGTGGGACAGAGGACTTGCAGCAGGGACATCTCAGTCTGGGTGCCCCTCCTTGCCTCTATCATGGCAACCGTCCAACCTACAGACCAttgcctctccctccccagagACCGGCAACATTCCTGACCCTGTCAGGCAGCAgtgccctccccagcctggaTCCCACTGCCACCAGCACAATCAAGAGGCATgaagagctgcaggcagcccccgTGCACCCATTCAATTGCCAGGTAAGAACCCATGAGAGCAGCCAGAGATACCCTGCCCACTGCATTGCCCTGCCAGCCTCCACGGAGGCATGTACCCTGCCTCATAATGGTGAAAAATTGGCATAAATCCCAAATTTTAATCTCTCTTCCAATGTATGCATTGCTGGGAGCAGTGGGTTTTATCCATAGCCTGGTTTTTCCAATCATTTATTGTGTTGCACCCATGGAGGAGCCTTTCCATCAGTGCCCGCACCCCTGGTCCACAGCTGTTTCGGGGTGGCacaggggctggaggggggacAGCATCTCATCACCTTGCTGGGGGCAGCTCTCACCAGAGCAGTCTGGATGCACTTGCTCAATCCCAAATCCATTTAGCAAATTCCTTCCTGTTACTGCTACATTATGCTGGAGACCCCAGGCACCTCCAGCTCATACCTTTcagctccaggaaaaaaaaagggagctgctctcctcctctaGCCTTTTGTATTGATAAATGGAGCCCTTGGATGAATTCAACCCAGCCCTCATGGTTGTAATACCTTCCTGTGCTTTAAGCCATCTGGCCTTAAAAATAACAGGTCATTAAACCTCAATTCTGCTTATTAAATAGCTgtgagggaggaggtggaggagccCTGTGCTGCCCAAACGCCCAGCTTTTTCCCCACCAGCAACCACCCAAACCCCACCTTCAACCCAATCCCTTTCCCTGTAATTCAGCCcgcaaagcaggaagaaaattagcaATAAAACAACCaactataaaaatacagaaaagctattttttttcctcctgctgttttAATTCCTCCAATCCACTGAGCTTTATTGCCTCCTTTTCTATGGCGGCGGCAGCTGCTTTATGCCCAGTCTAATAGAAACCTGTAATGGAGTGTGCAGAGGCGGGTATCATGGCACAGCTTAAATGCAGTGAGGATGCAAGGTCCCAAATTGATGGACCAAACTGCCCTGCGGCTCCAGAGAAGCCCCAACACCTTTCAGACCTGCACAGGATCCAGCCCTGGCATCACTGTATGGTCCATGCAATGAGTTTTCGCCCCCAGCTTTGCCGTTTGCTTGAACCAATGCCCCAAGCAGCCTCAAATCCAGCTCTCTGTATCCTCACAAAAGCATCCCTGTGTCAATAAAGCTCACTTTATCAGGGTGGGAAGTGGTTTCAAGGATGCTTCCAGCGGGACAATGGGAGCTGGGGAAGACAGAAAGGGTTTGCACAAGCCCTGAGcacaccctgccctgccctttTACTGGGTAAAAATGCTAGAAAGCATTGCTggtacaattatttttttacccCCAACCTTtgacagtgttttctttcttttttgcttttttcttccccctaaAGCATGAATTATTTTCACTCGGCTTGCATTGCAATGCAGGGAGATTTACTCGGAAAGCCCTGGAAAGCCCATCTCCTGACAGCCCCAGGAATCAGGGCTGACACCCTACTAATGGAGCGTgtgcaggagggagctgggacgtGACAGCCCCCCTGGCAGTGGGGTCTGGAGGGGAGCACTTGGCTGATCACAGCCCTGtcacttcttccttctcctctctggCTGATCAAACCCTGATCCCCATCCCTACTCAGTGGCTTTTGAGGTCCTGCTCCGGATCTGCTTGTTAATGCCTTCATTAAAAagtggcagggagaggaaaacaaagtgatgtggaatatcaccagagatGGGGTAACCCTTCCCTGCCCTGGTCCCATAGAGGCAGAAAAGCCTCCATGCAGGTTTGTGCTGGGacattaacacacacacacacacaccccccccgtCTTGGACTTACCAAGGTTTGAGGCTGATTTCTGAGGGAGGAGATATCTGACCTTAGGCTGAGGTTTACGCTGGGCTCAGCTTAACTGTGTTTTTCTACCCTTCTGCCCTCTCACTGAATAGATTTGCGCCTCTCTTACCAGTCGATGAATAATTTACAAGCAGCATTTAACGATTAGGGGGGAGTTTTCTCCAGCCTCTTCGaacatttgctgctttttcaaacCTTTCTTTCCCTACTCCCATCACTCATATTTCCCTGACCTGGGCCAAAGGGCCTCTTGTGGGGCTGGGAGAAGTAAATGTAATTTGACTTAATCGTGCATCCCAGCCTGATAAAAATCCAGCACCGCACCAGCCCTGTGTACCCCGCAAGGGGTGAAGATGCTGCAGGGGCCGAGGGTGCTGCAAGGGAGCAGGCGGGCGCAAGGGCCGGGGACGGtgcggccccgctccccctccccccgggcTGCCGGCTGGCCCCGTACGCGGCTGCAGCCCCATCTAGCGtcagccccgctgccctgcccagcccccgCCAggagctccctgcccctcaGGCCGGGGCTCCCCAGAAAAGGGGTTCTCTCACCCGCCCAGGGTAGCTGCTCCCTCTTCCCGGGGCTGAGAGAGCCCGGGATGCAGGCAGGAGCGGTTACAAGGTTGGGATGAGGATGCTCCGCTCTGCCCTGGCCCCCGGCGAGGCTCAGTCAGGTTTGCCAGACAGCTGGATACCCCTGTCACAcaggggggacactgggggacCCACCCTCACCATGACATCTTCGTACACTGGCCTTATTATCACCAGGGCAAAAAGCTAATTAAGTAAAAGGGGAAGCAAATTGCTGAATCCTTAATCTCCTTCAGAAGTAAGATGGGCATAAATATCATCTGGGGTCAAATTAGCTGATTTATGGGTTTCTTTTATTAATTAGCTTAATCCTGTGTAATGGGCATGATGGGGAAACCCACCCAGCCCGACACGCGCTGATCTCGTGCCTGTGGGAGGGGACCCCCAGCATGGTACGGCACTGCTGAGCCCAGCAGCTCCTCGGGGCTGGTGCCTGCAAAGGTGGCCCGCTGGCAAGCTGCCCAGTCCCACATCGCCACCTCCTGCCCCCACCACCAGCCCCTTTCCCCAGCTCGGCCCCGCCCGCTTAAGCCCAGGCCGTtcccggggcggccccggctccccccgggtctgtgggtgggtgggtgggtggagggTGACAGCAGGGTTACGGGTGGTGGGGGCAAGGCCGTGGGACCCTCACTGGAGGTGAGGTAAGATGGGCCAAGGTGAGATGGCAAGGAGGAGGACAGAGGGACGTGGCTTTTGCAGGGCAGTGGAGGGTCTCGGGGAGTGCATCCCTTTAACCCCTCCATGTGTTGTGCCCTTTACTCCCCAGCATCCAGGAGTAAAGGGCAACATGAGAAAGCCAACGGCTTTCCCTTAGGTCACTTCTCAGGAGAGATCCCCGTCCCATTCGTGAAGGGTGCTGGAGGGGCAGGGACCCAACAGTGGAGGGTGGGGGAAGCTGGGAGTGCTGCAGTTATATTGCATGAGGGTTTGTTGGTGATTCAGGCTCTGGACAGGGGTGGAAAATGGGTTAGGCTTGGTGGGGTTTGCATGTGCTTCTCCTGCTTGGGTCTGGGTATGGGTATGGCTGCAGCGGGTATGGACCAGGGACCCCAGCAGTGAGCCagaacaagggaaaaagaaaactggctCCAAAATACCATTTTTCGTGTGTTCGGGGTGTGTGCATTGGCAGGGGGGAGATGCTTAGGGTGGTGGGTGCTCAGGGCAGCGGGTGCTGCATGGTGCTGTGTGCTTTTAGCGTGGTGGCTTGGGGTGTTAATGGATTTATGCTCGCTGCTGAAATGCAAGGGGTGTTTTATCAGCAAATGGACTCAATACATAAGCAAACATGAAAATGGATGGCCACAGCGCTGGCAACAAGCCGCCTGCCAGGCCAAGGGCAAGTCACGGCAGCCCCTGTCACCAGGGGTGATGGGGATGCTTGCTGTTTATCCCTCTGCAGTCACTTGTTTTTCTAAGCCCAGGGGATACAAATGCTTTGAGGGCACTTTAAAAGCGTGGGGCCAGGCGAAGGTATTTAACTCAGGTCCCATGCACAGACTTTTCAGGGAGCTGCCAAGTGCTGCCAAGTCTTCCCCTGGTACTGGGGAGTTTTGTGATATTTCTCCACTTCTTCACATCCCCAGTTGCTGGAGATGTGTTTGTCTTAAGAACAGATAAGGATGTTTTcctaggaggaaaaaaccctgcagagAACCAGCAGGAATCTAGGGTAACAGTCGTACCctgtttctctcattttttgATCTCAGAAGGGGGCTTTTTTAGGCCTGGCCCCAGTTGGTGGTCATGGGTGAGCAGCAACAATGGGGGATGCTCCGACCCATGCTGGGTGCCCCATCCTGAGAGGCTCTGCCGACCTACCCTTCCTCCCTTTACCCTCGTCACCATAAGCAGCAGGACATCACCTGGGGACAGCACCGgctgtccccttccctcccaaaaGCAGCTCCatgcagcaggatgggggaaaaATTGTTTATCAGGAGCCAGGAGCTGGCTCAGCCAAGTCCGCTCTCAAAAGTCATCCCACCTCTTCCTAGCTGccgatttttttctttttttttttttattcctttttctttgagCAAAATAAACCAGCAGCGACTCACAGAGGAATGACAGTCCCTGCTGGTGGCATGGCTGCTTTTTGAGCCTTATCTTGaaagagcaggcaggcaggtgggaTCCTGAGGAGCAGTCATCTCTACACCAAGCATCTTGCTTCCTCAAGTTACCCAGTGTAATCCAGaggcttttatttccttgtacAACACGATATCAGCAGCCGGCAGCTGGGCCCGGAGCCGGATAGTGATGGTAATCACCCGCCCTAAAATCATCGTCCTggctgggaagggagcaggagaTGTGGTGTCTCTATTAAATTGAACTCGGCTCAGATTAAGCACTTTTCAATGCAATCCAATTAACTCTTAAATTGAATTGTAATGCTTTGGCTAATATACCaccaccccagcacagctcccccCCCTTGTCGTGATGCCTGGGAAGGGAGTTCAGCCTTGGTTTAATCAGATAAAACCCCGCTTATTTGCTGGCTTTCAGCGGCTGGTGCATCTTGCCAAGGTGTGCTTGAAGTGGCTGGGCTAAAAATCTCTGTATTTCCCCTGGGGGACCTGCAAATCCCCCATTTTCCCTAGGGTTGGGGTTCCCCAGGGAAATGCTTTGATTTTGGAactagagggggaaaaaacccggTTGCCCCACTGACACATCTGGCCAGATGTCCTGAGGATGGGTTTGGGTAGCGGTGAGTCCCTGGGGAGGGGCGTCTGGAACCTGCCATCCCCACCAGTACCCATGTCCCAAGGGAATGGGTAAGTTTGATGGGGACATTGGGCAAAGCAAATGAAGGCATCATTATCTCCTGAGAGTTTTGTGAGCTTTTGtacagaaaagagggaaaaatgggATTCTTTTCCCTCTGATCTTCCTAAGCTGCTGCAGCAATTTTTTCTCAGATATGTAAATCTGAGCTTATCCCATCTTCATAAAAATTAAGGAATTGGGCTTAATACTCAtccagggatgttttagttgttgggCTGGAGGGAGATTGTGTTGCAGAAGAGGCTGGTGCACTGCCAGGTACTCAAATGCCTCTGTGCTCACAAGTGAAATGAGTTGGCCTGTCCTCAGCCTCTCTTCAGGGTGCATTgctgtcccctccccagccagggaTGGGGTCAGGCCATGCCATGCAGATGCAGAATCCTCTGGCACACCCTATTTTCAGCCACTTTTGGACCTTCATACCTCCCTTGGAGTTGTATTTCTAGccccacatacacacacacactttgctCCATGGTGCTCCATCTGGAGATGAATTGATTCCAGCAGCTGAAGCTAATCGGATACATCAAAGCATCTTGGAGCAATTtgttaagtaaataaaaaaaaaaaaaacaacttgccTAAGCAAAtatgggaaggagggggggTGGCTCATCAGGGTGGATGAAAGGCTCTAAAGGCAGGGGAAGCTTCAGAGGCTTGGAAatgatgggggggtgggggggaggaatttaaaaataaataacgaATGCCAGGAGTTTCAAAGCTTCCATCATTTCAGACATAGATTCCCAGCCTTTCATCCCAGACCCCTGCGGGAAGGAGAGACGCAGCTATCTCTGGGTGGATTTGAGATAGGAAGTGTAGGGGAAAATATGTTCAAATACCCTTAACTCTGCCCCCATCCcagaggcagtgctggggagaTGCTGGGACAAGCATGGGTCTGAGTGGGTGTCTGAGCAGTGTTAGGCTGGGAGTAAAGGCTGGGCATGGTTTTCCGGCCTCTGCAGGTGTTGTCTGAGCCTAGAAAAGCTGTGGTTCAAGCCAGGACCTTCTAGCACAGGCAGGGAAAgcagctgcccagccccagcaagcCAAGTGCAGTCCTGTGCATTATTAATGGAGCAGATAATTGCACACTTCCCATCGGCTCTTTGATGAAAAATTGATGGCACGGGACGAGGTGGTGAAAGGCTCCATCAACTTACACTGGCCTCTTTGTTTCTTAACAAACACCAAAGGAGAGGTGGATGCAGGACGCcgcagtgggtggggaggcaCAAGAGCCTTTGTGGGTACCCTGAAAGGGGGATAGGACCGGGGGGCCAGTTGGGGCAGAGCATTCCTTCCCTTGCAATGCTATAAATTCAATCTCAGGATGAACATGGTGTTTGACTGGCAAATTATTCagtgaattattttctgcttgggATCAGCCAAATCCCAAGGCAGAGCTGAAGCCTGATGCCGCCCAGCGTCTCCAAGATGTGGGTCTTCAGAAGTTAATTGAGCGTTTGAAACATCAGAGGAGcgtgctgggaggggagagcatTTCCATGCCAGCATCCAAGGCATAGAAATGAGATGCTGTCACCACCAGAGCCACGTGGCTGGGACCTGACAGTGGATGCCACCAAGTCACCCTCTTGGGTCTGTGCTGCTGAGAGCAGGAGATAAGGCAACGGCAGCCGAAAACAGGCTGGGGATGtggagggagggctggggactGCGAGGGGCTGGTGTCTTAAACGGAGTgcttgcaggcaggcagcactgcGGGCAGGTGCTGCCAGCTGCCCCCAATGGCTTTGGAAGCAGCCATAGGATGTCGATGGGGCATGTGATGGCACCTGGAATAGACCCATCAGGGTCCAGCCTGGTGATTTTAGGcactgggctgctgcagggagtaGTTGCTAAGAGGAAGCTGGTGTTGTAGCAACAGCTGCAGGCtcagcaggctgcagggagcccCCACACCACCAGCAGAAAGGGCCTGGGAAAACcagcttttcttcatgtttcaCCATGCTGGCATTGCTGTAAGTCCACCATCCAGCAACTCGGTTGGTGGCATGGGGACGGGATGTTTGCCCAGGGCTGGCTGAGCCTCTGAGGAGTTTGTTtggggcaggcagagcctggCAACCCACcggctggcagggctggctgctgggaaCAGTGTTCTGGGGTGCTGGGACACCCCAGGAGCGAGGATGATGCTGTACTACAGAGCCTTCTCCTCCACTGTGAGTACCAGGGGGGTGGTgagtggggatggggacatCACCCTGTTGTTGGGGACACCAATGGGAGCTGAGGACCCAGAGGTCCCTGTTAGAGGGATAGCACCCAGTTGGGGTTGCTTTCAGTCATATCCAAATTTCCTCCCAGGGATGCATGGCTCAATGGGCCAGCCATTGGATGATGCTCAAAGTCAGGCATTTTTAAGTGTCCCCATCCTCAGGAGAAGGTCTTCCAGCCCTGTGGCCACACCATGTTGCATCCAAGCCCCAAAGCGGGATGCTTGAAGCCAGAGATGCCAGAGGTTTTTGGGGCAGGGCTGGATCCTGACCCCAGAGCAATGATGGCAAAGGTGTGTTTCTCCAGGTGAAAGCCAGGAGAGATGCTCCTGCCTGTGGGAAAGGTGCTGAAGGAGCTTGCTGTTCCTCTTGGAGGGTTttccccagcctgctcctcatcctcaCCCTCTGCTCTGATgtctcctgccagctccacagAGACAATGTGTCCCTCCCAGCAGCTGACGCTGTGGCCAGAAAGCAGCCGTTCCCATGTGGGCTGGGAGCACTGTCAGAGAAGTGGAGGTACAGGGGCCAAGCCAGTTTTGCTGTCCCCTCTTGGTTCCTTCTTTTCATCATCCTTGGGGTggtttcctccttcctccatttGCCCcttgttttccccagcagcttctcctcctGCCCTATCACTGTCAATCTTGCTCCTCATCTCCTACAGGCTcccaccctccctgcagcccccatcCTCACCAGCACTCGCCTGGCCCCCTGGCACCCCAAATATGCTCCTGTCTCCCACGGAGGGTTCCCCAGCCAAGGCTTTGCTGGTATTTCACTCTGGTGGGAGCATCTGGCCAAGAGTGTGTTCCCCCTCCTTTGCTCCACAGGCCCCCCGAGATCATTGGGGACCACAAGGAGCTGGTGAGTGCCAAGGAgacaggaggagcaggggaCAGTGGGGGCCCTGGGGGAGACAGTAGTGTCCCCGAGGTGGGTCCTGGCTCCCATGGGGACCGAAGCCAGGCTGCTGTCAGCTCTACACTGCCGGTGAGTGAAGGTCTTGGAGGGGAGCAGCCCTTGCATTTATCTCAGGCAAGAACTGAGTCCTGGATGAAACAGCTCTTGGGCATATGGGGAGGAAAGAGCTGAGCCACTCTCAGCAcctgctcctccctccccccacttCCCCAAGGCTGCATGATGATGCTGCaccccctcccagtgccctgcGCCCCCCCCATCCAAGGCTGTTCCCAAGGCTGGGAGCAGTGGATGGGGGGAGCTAGAGGCACATGGCTCCCCACGCCAAGGTACGCTGTCAGGATCCTTCCCACAGCCCAGCGTGGCAGAGAGGGATTCAGGAGGGTCAGCCTGAGAAGATGCAAACCCTTGGGGAATTAATTCCCCCCAGCATCACTTGGTGAGGAGTTCCCCAGCTGCACTGGTGATAAAAGACCACCAGGTTCATCTGTATAAAACATTCATCCTTCCATTATTCTTCACCACCTCCCTTCTTCTAAAGATCTGCAAAGCCCCATAAGGCTCAGACCTTGAGGGTGATACCCCAGCTCTGACACTGCTCCACACCACATCCTTGGGAGAGTTGTTTTTCCACCAAGGGGTGGTAAAAAGAGATGGGGATGGATGGCGGGAGGGGCTCtgctgggtggggggaggagtGTGCAGGTGGAGAGAAGGTTTGGAGGGACAGgagagatggatggatggatggatggatggatggatggatggatggatggatggagaaTAGAAGAATGGATGGCTAGAGAATGATAGATGGCTGGAGAAGGATGGTTGAAGGATGCATGAGGAATAGAAGGATGGATGGATAGGGAAGAGAAGAATGGGTGGTTGCAAGAGGAGGGAAAAGTCCAGATGTTTCTTATCTCCTCCTTGGTGGGTCTAACCCTCAAGACAAATATCCTCAGCTGAGCTCTTGGTGCCTGGCAAAGCCTAGGCCGGCAGTGGggtgccagcagctctgctctgggctgGCAGGAGGTTAGGAGCTACTGCTTGGCACTGAAGCGGATGGCAGGGGATCTCCTGTCCCTGCGCCAGCATGTTGCCAGCCTGGAGGTGGAGAACAGGCACCTGCGGCGCCGCCTGGCCTCACAGGAGGAGTTGGGCCATGCTCTGCTCACTGATGTGGACCTGGATGTCATGACCCGGGAGGAACTGCTGGACAGGCTTGGTGTGTGATGGAGaagatggggaggggggtggaaTTTAGGGGACCCCTCTCCCTGGCACAAGAGAGGGGACCACACCATGCCCTGACCAGGTGCCAAGGACATGCCATGTGTTCTTGCAGCCACCCTCAAGCACAAGCTGGCGGCCAGCACAGCAGAGTTGAGGAGGCTGAAGGACCGtgtccagcagttgcagaatGAGCTGATCCGGGTACAGATGCCAGCAGGAgtgggcagaggctgcccaaGTGACAGGGTGGGGGCAGAGGAGCAgtggggcagcagggagagcatCATGGCACCCCCACAGCCAAGCAAGTGCCTGAGAGCCCCAGGGACATGCCCATGAggctctcccagccctgcaggtgaTGCTCCAAGGCTTGAGGCTTGGCACAGAGGTCCCTAGGggcttttctccctcctccccacccagaAAAATGACCGGGAGAAGGACCTGGTGCTGCTCCAGCAagcccaccagcagcagcaagccaCACTGAGGAGGTGCCAGGAGAAGGTGGTCAAGACGAAGGTCTTGGAGGAGATTGTGCGGCAGCAGGAGAAAGTAAGTTGGGGGGCACGAGGTTGGGGTTAGAAGGACAGGTTGGGGGGTACGAGGCTCTGAGGATGAGATAGGACCCTCTGGCCCATCTCACCCCTCCATAAGTGCTACCTGTTCCCGGAACCATGGTAGCTGAGGATACATGATGGTCACCACAGCCTTGCATTGAACTGGTGACACGGGGacagctctgctctctcccaCAGGTGATCAAGGTGATGGAGTGGATGCTGCAAGAAAAGCTCACCAGGGTGGGAAGGAGCTCTGAGAAGCCAGTGGGTGGGTGCAAGTGGGAATGGGGACCCCTTGGTGGGGACCCATATACAGCTGCCAGGCACTGCTGGTGGACATCCCCTTCTGATAGTTTGCACCATGGAATGGTTTGTGGTGAGGGATCAGAGTTGGTCCTGAGCCCTCTGGCACCCATCCCTGGGTGTGGGGGAGGCGAGGGCTTGGTCCTAGCCCCCATCTCTGCAGGAGGCAGGGGGAGGGTTGTAGGACATGTCCCAGTGGCATCCACCCCATCCCACAGGTGAAGTCCTCTCCAGGGAGGTGTACACCATGCTGTTGGCTGAGAACCACAGGATGCAGGAGGAGTTGGAGGGACATCCCTACCCCTTGCCCCCCATtaccccacagcccccagcctTGCTGGTGAGACTgaggagggggcacagggctgggatGGGGGGCAGAGCTGTGGCACACCAGAAAGCAAGGATAGGGTGTGACCAGGCACGATGGGGGCGTCACCCAGGTGGCCTCTCTGGCTCCATGGGGCGATAGCCACCCCTGTGGCTTGCTCCCCCCATGAGCAGGGCATGGGAAGTGGGGGTAATCCAGAATTGCCCTTCCCCACTCCTGCTTGTCTCATGGCCCACAGGGTGGTTTTGGGGGCACAGAGAAGCTGTGtctgctggccaggctggaagaggCACAAGTCCGTGGGCAGGTGCTGGAGAGGCAGGTGGGCATCGCCCTCCCACACCCTTCTTGATGGTGGGGAGCTTGGGGTCTCGGGCCAGGGTGGGCAGCATCTCTGCCCTCCCACTTTGGAGACAGACAGCCTGGTTTGGATCTGTCCCAGCTGGAGGAGGTGGCGAGGAGGTGGGGACGGGAGAAGCACGAGCTCGGCACTCgtctgctggaggaggagcatgGCTTCCCCCATGCCCCCACCTCGGTGAGCACCCTGGGGGGGACCAGGGACACCCTGCATGGGGTCTGACAGCTGGTGCTTCCTGCCAGGGGGATGGAGGCAGGGGTCAGAGCCACCCCTCTGCACTcaggcagctgaggagggggaataGCAGGGAGTCTCCATGCCCACCCCCACTTTAGGGAGAATTTGCCTTAGtttccctgcagaaccctgggcaggagggaggtgggagggtGGTTCCTAGGGCTGCAgaacaccacccccacccccccagcatCCCAGGATACCCCTCCCACCAATCCCAGACTCTCTTACCACAGCCCTCTTATCTACAGCCAATGTCCCACAGCCGGAGGGGTGGAGTGGGGGGATGGGGTGTGAGTGGATTTACAGCTCCCTGAAACCTTTTCCCATTCCCCACCAGAACCTGCCAGTGATCCCCACGGCCCCCCTGAGAAGATCCCAGCCCATGGCCCTCCTGCCTTAGCCCATGCCCAGCAAGAGAGATGGAGAAACTTAATGCTGGCAAAGAGCAGACAGTGCTTTTTCATATGATGAAATTACAGAGCAAATTTAAGGCAAAGCAAAGTATTAGAGTGTTGGGGAGCATGGCCACAGTCCCTGGTGTGGTCTCTGGGGACCCCCGAGCAGCTGGAGGGGTGCAGCAGCACCCACCCACCCTGTAATACCTTGGAGGTTACAGGGGCGACAGCGGGGCTGGGATTGCTCTGGTTTATCTCCCCCATGGCGTAAGCACAGCCTTGAGCAGGCTGGAGCAAAGGCAGGGATGCACCAAGCCAAGGCTGTGGCCGTGAAAGCGTCCCAGCCGTCCCCCAAATCACACCCCCGTGCTGGAGTCTGGCTGTAAGAAGCTGATAGCGCCTGCCGGGCTGATGAGGATGTCCTCCAAACCAGGACAGGCTGCATGTCACCCAGGACTGGGCTCCTCATGCCTGGAATTCAAGTGGCCGTAAGGTCAGGTAGATGGGTTTGTCCGGGATCAGGATGAGATCGAATTTGGTCCCAACTTCCACCACTCTCATAGTTTCAATCTTGAAGTTCTCCAGGATctgggatggaggagaaaagAGCAGGTGGAAAACACTGGAGGTACCAACACCCATGTGCCACCTCCCCGGTCCCTTCCAGTGCCAAGTTCCCACTGTCCCCAGCAGGATGATGCTCACGTGCATGAGGAAGAGCTGCATCTCCAGCTCGGCGATCCGGCGACCTAGGCACTGGCGGGGTCcgaaaccaaaacccaaccccttGAAGTGCTTGGGGCCAGCTGCCAGCCAGCGGTGGGGGCTGAACTGCTCCGGCTTGGGGAAGACCTCAGCATCCCGGCCCATGGCATAGAGACCAACCTGCACCAGCGTCTGTGGGGAAGGATCAGCCCCATGGGTCTGGGCTCCCCACAGGGGCTTCACCAACAGTTGGGGTGCAGGAAggaggtgcagggctgggaTCCAGCCCCAGATGAGCCTGATGTTGCTTGCCCCATATCACCCACCTGTGCTCCATGTCCCAGCTCCACCCAGAGCCCCAGGCAAAGGGGGTCAGGGTGAGAGGGGCCCTGGTGGCCATGCTCACCTTGGGAGGGATGCGGTAGTCCTGGAGGA is a window of Phalacrocorax aristotelis chromosome 7, bGulAri2.1, whole genome shotgun sequence DNA encoding:
- the CCDC33 gene encoding LOW QUALITY PROTEIN: coiled-coil domain-containing protein 33 (The sequence of the model RefSeq protein was modified relative to this genomic sequence to represent the inferred CDS: inserted 1 base in 1 codon; substituted 2 bases at 2 genomic stop codons); this encodes MSPACFRQVSESPTRTEEPGHALGAGRGHMAHVGKEAITVTLHGVSNLPATREGQVPWPYVVVKTSRGDEQKPEVTHTSSVPTHAPIWEEKLMVEMDAEDAGWVALTVTVADKATKEALGTFQLLVQHPQPFQPYHCRLVLPKAQDPAGIVLYVTIICKGSFIPHCDGLSYVALEVLLQGLSAPLANPIRAIVAVARVMTNVHECKHHMEKHPIAWPGICTTTVTFLDPPAAAFSITRAANHGCPQMSQPAGSPEQPTWDISFLFQGQDMATIFSKDTALVIEYYPYKAMXDALGTLIPMGYSVLPLTSHVFQELAAHSSRMCMDGLAMQGTDLKTMSGTIPTMGLCLQLLRSQRPATFLTLSGSSALPSLDPTATSTIKRHEELQAAPVHPFNCQLHRDNVSLPAADAVARKQPFPCGLGALSEKWRPPEIIGDHKELVSAKETGGAGDSGGPGGDSSVPEVGPGSHGDRSQAAVSSTLPEVRSYCLALKRMAGDLLSLRQHVASLEVENRHLRRRLASQEELGHALLTDVDLDVMTREELLDRLATLKHKLAASTAELRRLKDRVQQLQNELIRKNDREKDLVLLQQAHQQQQATLRRCQEKVVKTKVLEEIVRQQEKVIKVMEWMLQEKLTRVGRSSEKPVGEVLSREVYTMLLAENHRMQEELEGHPYPLPPITPQPPALLGGFGGTEKLCLLARLEEAQVRGQVLERQTAWFGSVPAGGGGEEVGTGEARARHSSAGGGAWLPPXPASDPHGPPEKIPAHGPPALAHAQQERWRNLMLAKSRQCFFXMMKLQSKFKAKQSIRVLGSMATVPGVVSGDPRAAGGVQQHPPTL